A portion of the Burkholderia pseudomultivorans genome contains these proteins:
- the crcB gene encoding fluoride efflux transporter CrcB: MFYSIVAIFVGAGLGALLRWFLSLALNAFFPAVPLGTLAANLIGGYVIGIAAVVFTTRVGLPPEWRLFVITGFLGGLTTFSTYSVEVMTHALQGEFGWAIAVAALHLTGSFTLTALGMWTARAWLAAA; encoded by the coding sequence TTGTTTTATTCGATCGTCGCGATCTTCGTCGGCGCCGGGCTCGGCGCACTGCTGCGCTGGTTCCTGAGCCTCGCGCTCAACGCCTTCTTTCCGGCCGTGCCGCTCGGCACGCTGGCCGCCAACCTGATCGGCGGCTACGTGATCGGCATTGCCGCCGTCGTGTTTACGACGCGCGTCGGGCTGCCGCCCGAGTGGCGCCTGTTCGTGATCACCGGTTTCCTCGGCGGCCTCACGACGTTCTCGACCTATTCGGTCGAGGTGATGACGCATGCGCTGCAGGGCGAATTCGGATGGGCAATCGCGGTGGCTGCCCTACACTTGACTGGATCGTTCACGCTGACGGCGCTCGGCATGTGGACCGCGCGTGCGTGGCTCGCCGCCGCCTGA
- a CDS encoding DUF190 domain-containing protein translates to MDRVFLRFYVHEQHRLHWQPLWEWLLEEANRMGVAGGSAFRAMAGFGQHRVLHEDRFFELQGALAIEVEFIVTEDEAQRLLERLSHEKVRVCYAMIPARFGVIDTLHAPAAPQP, encoded by the coding sequence ATGGACAGGGTGTTCCTGCGCTTTTACGTGCACGAGCAGCATCGCCTGCACTGGCAGCCGCTGTGGGAATGGCTGCTCGAGGAAGCGAACCGGATGGGTGTCGCGGGCGGCTCCGCGTTTCGCGCGATGGCGGGATTCGGCCAGCATCGCGTGCTGCACGAGGACCGCTTCTTCGAACTGCAGGGCGCGCTTGCGATCGAGGTCGAATTCATCGTCACCGAGGACGAGGCGCAGCGGCTGCTCGAGCGGCTGTCGCACGAGAAGGTACGCGTGTGCTATGCGATGATTCCGGCGCGCTTCGGCGTGATCGACACGCTGCACGCGCCGGCCGCGCCGCAGCCGTAA